Proteins encoded in a region of the Cytobacillus pseudoceanisediminis genome:
- a CDS encoding RicAFT regulatory complex protein RicA family protein, translated as MAKYTKDEIVERAKELARMIAETEEVDFFKRAEAQINENDKVSATITTIKGLQKQAVNLQHYGKAEALKKTEEKIAQLEQQLDEIPVVQEFKQSQVDVNELLQIVANTISNTVTDEVITSTGGNLLSGETGSKISNSSCTH; from the coding sequence ATGGCTAAATACACAAAAGATGAGATTGTAGAACGTGCTAAGGAATTGGCACGCATGATTGCAGAGACAGAAGAAGTGGATTTCTTCAAGCGTGCTGAAGCACAGATTAATGAAAACGATAAGGTTAGTGCTACCATTACAACAATCAAAGGCTTGCAAAAGCAGGCTGTGAATCTTCAGCACTATGGTAAAGCTGAAGCATTAAAGAAAACGGAAGAAAAAATTGCCCAATTGGAACAGCAGCTGGATGAAATCCCGGTTGTTCAGGAATTCAAGCAATCCCAGGTGGATGTTAATGAATTGCTGCAGATTGTGGCTAATACGATTTCCAACACTGTAACAGACGAAGTCATTACTTCTACAGGCGGAAATCTCCTGAGCGGCGAAACAGGATCAAAAATCAGCAACAGCAGCTGTACACATTAA